The Kosakonia sacchari SP1 genome includes a window with the following:
- the csgD gene encoding biofilm master transcriptional regulator CsgD — MFSEVHSSAISVLLLITKPSLQATALLQHLKFALSLPGKLHNIQRPLDDIPALSIVLFDMIDADKKLIQQWQNILSQKNGDIKLLLMNTPLDYPFQNVENWPNITGVFYISEDRSQLVDGLQGVQRGECYFSQKLASYLITHAGNYRYYSTESALLTHREKEILNKLRIGASNVEIARSLFISENTVKTHLYNLFRKIAVKNRTQAVSWANDNLRR, encoded by the coding sequence ATGTTTAGTGAAGTCCATAGTTCAGCTATTTCAGTTTTATTATTAATAACCAAACCCTCATTACAGGCAACAGCGCTTCTGCAACATTTAAAATTCGCGCTATCATTGCCCGGAAAGCTCCATAATATTCAACGACCTCTCGATGACATTCCCGCATTGAGCATTGTCTTATTCGACATGATTGATGCAGATAAAAAACTGATTCAACAATGGCAGAATATCCTGTCACAAAAGAATGGTGATATTAAGCTATTGCTGATGAATACCCCTCTTGATTACCCATTCCAGAATGTAGAAAACTGGCCAAATATTACGGGTGTATTTTACATTTCAGAGGACAGAAGCCAGTTGGTCGACGGGTTACAAGGTGTGCAACGTGGTGAGTGCTATTTTTCGCAAAAACTGGCGAGTTATCTCATCACTCATGCCGGGAATTATCGTTACTACAGCACTGAATCTGCACTGCTTACCCACCGCGAAAAAGAGATCCTTAATAAGCTGCGTATCGGTGCATCAAATGTTGAAATAGCCCGTTCGCTGTTCATTAGTGAAAATACAGTTAAAACCCATCTTTATAATCTTTTCAGGAAGATAGCTGTAAAAAACCGTACGCAAGCCGTCTCCTGGGCTAACGATAATCTCAGGCGTTAA